One segment of Pseudomonas pohangensis DNA contains the following:
- a CDS encoding acylase has translation MTRRSITFRLLRALLVLLALTVTALLTASFWQQRERVSTAELVERAKAHDVRIVRDSWGVPHIFGAKDSDVAFGIGYAHAEDDYATIQDVTLAIRGRLAMSKGSEAAPGDYVVSLLNIWPSVEQRYLRDLPEDVRAVMEAYADGVNLYGAEHPDQVAPSALPFTGQDVAAGFLFKMPFFYGLDKTLKQVFEGKAELVKTPTGSNGVAVAPVRSSDGATRLLVNSHQPYTGAVAWYEAVLESDEGWHVAGGFFPGSPFMLHGHNEHLGWANTVNAPDLVDVYQLTINPDNPDQYRLDGQWRDLEQSTAWLWVKLWGPLLLPVPQTVYRSEHGPVLRTEQGDFAIRYAGMDEIRGGLQVYRLNKARNLQEWQAAMALQAVPALNYIYADERGNIGYVYNGMFPDRQAGSDWRGTLPGDRSELIWTGYLPPERTPQLWNPPSGLVFNANATPFHASEPQDDLQPADFAPSMGMQTNMTNRAQRLQETYGADRSISRDEFRTYKYDLTYSERSALVATVQQMLALDAQDDAVLQAAQAQLQQWDQRSDRPNRIGALAVLAAMPVVRASEQQLPAVDLRESLLKAAANLQQHFGRLDPEWGEVNRIMRGKEDLAIDGSYDTLRSVWGEEQPDGRLKAVAGDTYILFVEWDKQGHLSSDSIHQFGSATLDPASPHYADQLPLFVEKKTKPVWFTEAQLAGHIEREYRPGEVTLGK, from the coding sequence ATGACTCGCCGTTCAATCACCTTTCGCCTGTTGCGCGCGCTGCTGGTTCTGCTCGCGCTGACCGTTACTGCCCTGCTCACCGCCAGCTTCTGGCAACAGCGCGAGCGCGTCAGTACGGCTGAACTTGTAGAACGGGCCAAAGCCCATGATGTGCGCATCGTGCGTGACAGCTGGGGCGTGCCGCATATCTTCGGCGCCAAGGACAGCGACGTAGCTTTCGGTATCGGCTATGCCCATGCCGAGGACGACTACGCGACCATCCAGGACGTGACGCTGGCGATTCGCGGCCGCCTGGCCATGAGCAAGGGCAGCGAGGCGGCGCCCGGCGATTACGTGGTCAGCCTGCTGAATATCTGGCCCAGCGTGGAGCAGCGTTACCTGCGTGATCTGCCGGAGGATGTACGCGCAGTGATGGAAGCCTATGCCGATGGCGTCAACCTGTATGGCGCCGAGCACCCCGATCAGGTCGCGCCATCGGCCCTGCCCTTTACCGGGCAGGACGTAGCCGCCGGCTTCCTGTTCAAGATGCCGTTCTTCTACGGCCTGGATAAAACCCTCAAGCAGGTGTTCGAAGGCAAGGCCGAACTGGTCAAGACGCCAACCGGCTCCAATGGCGTCGCCGTGGCGCCGGTGCGTTCCAGCGACGGCGCCACACGGCTGCTGGTCAATTCGCATCAGCCCTACACCGGCGCGGTGGCCTGGTACGAAGCCGTACTGGAGAGTGACGAAGGCTGGCATGTTGCCGGCGGTTTCTTCCCCGGCTCGCCGTTCATGCTGCACGGGCACAACGAACATCTGGGCTGGGCCAACACGGTCAACGCACCGGATCTGGTGGACGTCTATCAACTGACCATCAATCCGGACAACCCTGACCAGTACCGCCTCGACGGCCAGTGGCGCGACCTCGAGCAATCCACCGCCTGGCTGTGGGTCAAGCTCTGGGGGCCATTGCTGCTGCCGGTGCCGCAGACCGTGTACCGCTCCGAACACGGCCCGGTGCTGCGCACCGAACAGGGTGACTTCGCCATTCGTTACGCCGGCATGGACGAGATCCGTGGCGGCCTGCAGGTCTACCGGCTGAACAAGGCGCGCAATCTGCAGGAATGGCAGGCGGCCATGGCGCTGCAGGCGGTGCCCGCGCTCAACTACATCTACGCCGATGAGCGCGGCAATATCGGCTACGTGTACAACGGCATGTTCCCTGATCGCCAGGCCGGCAGCGACTGGCGCGGCACGCTGCCCGGTGACCGCAGCGAGCTGATCTGGACCGGCTACCTGCCGCCCGAACGCACGCCGCAGCTGTGGAATCCACCCTCCGGTCTGGTATTCAACGCCAACGCCACGCCCTTCCATGCCAGCGAGCCGCAGGACGATCTGCAGCCTGCCGACTTCGCGCCGAGCATGGGCATGCAGACCAACATGACCAACCGCGCCCAGCGCCTGCAGGAAACCTACGGCGCTGACCGTTCGATCAGCCGCGACGAATTCCGCACCTACAAGTACGACCTGACCTACAGCGAGCGTTCCGCGCTGGTCGCCACCGTGCAGCAGATGCTCGCCCTCGACGCGCAAGATGATGCCGTGCTGCAAGCGGCGCAAGCACAGCTGCAACAATGGGATCAGCGTAGCGACCGGCCCAACCGCATTGGCGCACTGGCCGTGCTGGCAGCCATGCCGGTAGTGCGCGCCAGCGAGCAGCAACTGCCAGCGGTTGATCTGCGCGAATCACTGCTCAAGGCCGCAGCCAATCTACAACAGCACTTCGGCCGCCTCGACCCCGAATGGGGTGAAGTCAACCGCATCATGCGCGGCAAGGAAGATCTGGCCATCGACGGCTCCTACGACACCCTGCGCTCGGTATGGGGTGAAGAACAGCCCGATGGCCGCCTGAAAGCCGTGGCTGGCGATACCTACATCCTGTTCGTCGAATGGGACAAGCAAGGCCACCTGAGCAGCGACAGCATCCACCAGTTCGGCAGCGCCACCCTCGACCCGGCCTCGCCGCACTACGCCGACCAGCTACCGTTGTTTGTCGAGAAGAAAACCAAACCGGTGTGGTTCACCGAAGCCCAACTTGCCGGGCATATCGAGCGCGAGTACCGGCCGGGAGAAGTGACGCTGGGCAAGTAA
- a CDS encoding integron integrase has product MDGKPRLLVQMREQIRLKHYSIRTEQVYCEWVKRFIRFHLYRHPAEMGAAEVEAFLSDLAVRRHVSASTQNQALAALLFLYKHVLKLDLPWLGEVVRAKKPVRLPVVLSVSEVQQLLAQLQGDIWLIASLLYGSGMRLMEVLRLRVKDVDFARQAILIRDGKGMKDRITVLPQRLQQPLKQHLIAVRARHQLELDAGRGDVYLPFALEKKYPNAPREWGWQYVFPASSLSVDSRSGAVRRHHVDEKRVQRSFKRAVEAAGILKLATPHTLRHCFATHLLESGQDIRTVQELLGHADVKTTMIYTHVLNRGGLAVLSPLDRTV; this is encoded by the coding sequence ATGGATGGAAAGCCACGGTTGCTTGTGCAGATGCGCGAGCAGATTCGTCTCAAACACTACTCGATTCGTACTGAGCAAGTCTATTGCGAATGGGTAAAGCGGTTCATACGGTTTCATCTGTACCGGCACCCTGCTGAAATGGGTGCGGCAGAAGTGGAAGCGTTCCTGTCTGACCTTGCAGTGCGTCGCCATGTGTCCGCCTCCACGCAGAATCAGGCGCTGGCAGCTTTGTTGTTTCTCTACAAGCACGTGCTCAAGCTGGATCTACCCTGGCTGGGCGAAGTAGTGCGTGCAAAAAAGCCGGTGCGTTTGCCGGTGGTGCTCAGTGTCAGTGAGGTGCAGCAGTTGCTGGCGCAGTTGCAGGGTGATATCTGGCTGATTGCCAGCCTGCTGTACGGTTCCGGAATGCGCCTGATGGAGGTGCTGCGCTTGCGCGTCAAGGATGTGGATTTTGCCCGGCAGGCCATTTTGATTCGAGATGGCAAGGGCATGAAGGATCGCATCACGGTGTTGCCGCAGCGTCTGCAACAACCTTTGAAGCAGCATCTGATAGCGGTGCGTGCGCGGCATCAGTTGGAACTGGACGCTGGCCGCGGCGATGTTTACCTGCCGTTTGCGCTGGAGAAGAAGTATCCGAACGCGCCGCGCGAGTGGGGCTGGCAATACGTGTTTCCGGCCAGCAGCTTGTCGGTTGATTCGCGCAGTGGCGCAGTGCGCCGGCACCATGTAGACGAGAAGCGCGTGCAGCGCTCATTCAAACGTGCGGTTGAGGCTGCCGGGATTCTCAAATTGGCCACGCCACACACCTTGCGCCATTGCTTTGCTACGCATCTGCTGGAGAGCGGGCAGGATATTCGCACGGTGCAGGAGTTGCTTGGGCATGCCGACGTGAAGACCACGATGATCTACACGCATGTGCTCAATCGTGGCGGGCTGGCGGTGTTGAGCCCGCTGGATCGAACGGTTTGA
- a CDS encoding alcohol dehydrogenase family protein, which yields MQQIPSVMKGIILSGHGDYDKLHYKEDLPVPSPDDNEVLIKVNAAGVNNTDINTRIAWYSKSESSARDASWSGQALSFPRIQGADVCGMIVRVGKNVNPDRVGERVLIEPCIREANGKRLLQPWYFGSECDGGFSEYTVVSSNHAHKINSTLSDIELASFPCSYSTAENLLTKSNVKSGETVLITGASGGVGSAAVQLAKARGAIVVAITSATKSNEILKLGASKTISRNDSITDALGVNSVDVVIDMVAGESWPEFLDILRPGGRYAVAGAIAGPIVELDIRTLYLKDLSFFGCTVLEPNVFSSLIHHIENDNIKPIIAKSFKLKNIVDAQKMFLQKKHIGKIVLSVTPNS from the coding sequence ATGCAACAAATACCAAGTGTTATGAAGGGTATCATCCTCAGTGGACATGGGGATTATGACAAACTTCATTATAAAGAAGATTTACCAGTACCATCACCTGACGATAATGAGGTTCTGATTAAAGTTAATGCTGCAGGTGTTAATAACACGGATATTAATACAAGAATTGCATGGTATTCTAAATCAGAGTCTTCTGCTAGAGATGCTAGCTGGAGTGGTCAAGCCTTGAGTTTTCCACGCATTCAAGGTGCAGATGTCTGTGGCATGATTGTTCGTGTAGGCAAAAATGTTAACCCTGATAGAGTTGGTGAAAGAGTTTTAATCGAGCCTTGTATTAGAGAAGCTAACGGAAAGAGATTACTTCAACCATGGTATTTTGGTTCTGAATGCGACGGTGGCTTTTCTGAATATACTGTGGTGTCTTCGAATCACGCTCATAAAATTAATAGTACACTTTCTGATATAGAACTAGCTTCATTTCCATGTTCATACTCTACAGCTGAAAATCTCCTCACGAAATCTAATGTAAAATCTGGTGAAACCGTACTAATCACTGGTGCATCCGGTGGTGTCGGATCTGCAGCAGTCCAACTCGCAAAAGCAAGAGGGGCAATTGTCGTTGCTATAACAAGTGCAACAAAATCAAACGAAATACTGAAACTTGGTGCTTCAAAAACAATATCTCGCAATGACAGTATTACTGATGCTTTAGGTGTTAACTCAGTTGATGTAGTGATTGATATGGTTGCAGGTGAAAGTTGGCCTGAATTTCTCGACATCCTCAGACCGGGAGGTCGCTATGCTGTTGCCGGAGCCATTGCTGGACCTATTGTAGAACTAGACATAAGAACACTGTATTTAAAAGATTTAAGCTTTTTTGGCTGCACTGTATTGGAACCTAACGTATTCTCCAGTCTCATACACCATATTGAGAACGACAACATTAAACCTATTATTGCTAAAAGTTTTAAATTAAAAAACATCGTGGATGCACAAAAAATGTTTTTACAAAAGAAGCATATTGGTAAAATTGTATTGTCAGTAACCCCAAATAGCTAA
- a CDS encoding GFA family protein gives MIKGSCLCEEVKYQYDGSINEVAVCHCNQCKRAQGTPFVTNAPIELEKFTFTNGSSSLKTFFSSPNKKRVFCGNCGSPLYSQRADMPETIRLRLGTVTEGHIPEPNYEIYCESKSGWFSTNTERPNYEQNKA, from the coding sequence ATGATAAAAGGAAGTTGTCTCTGTGAAGAGGTTAAGTATCAATACGATGGTTCAATCAATGAAGTTGCAGTTTGCCATTGCAACCAATGTAAGCGAGCACAGGGAACACCGTTCGTCACCAATGCTCCAATAGAGCTTGAAAAATTTACTTTTACCAATGGTTCTAGTTCTTTAAAAACGTTCTTCTCAAGTCCAAATAAAAAACGTGTATTTTGTGGTAACTGTGGCAGTCCGTTGTATAGCCAAAGAGCTGACATGCCTGAAACAATAAGGTTAAGGCTTGGTACAGTAACGGAGGGTCATATACCTGAGCCAAACTACGAAATATATTGTGAATCAAAATCAGGCTGGTTTAGTACAAATACTGAAAGACCAAACTATGAACAAAATAAAGCATAA
- a CDS encoding bleomycin resistance protein, which produces MASIDIFPPLTPELNVRCIKKSLSFYTELLGFTICFERPEDGFATIALDGAVLMLEQIEELAPQNDPWITAELEYPFGRGINFQITVKNLDGIYSRLMENDYPIQLPLEQKTYRVGGKFVSVRQFMIIDPDGYLLRLNSLANVNTGVAQV; this is translated from the coding sequence ATGGCCAGCATCGACATATTTCCTCCGTTAACACCAGAACTAAATGTTCGGTGCATTAAAAAATCGTTGAGCTTTTATACGGAACTGCTTGGCTTCACGATTTGCTTCGAACGCCCCGAGGATGGCTTTGCAACCATCGCACTTGACGGCGCCGTTCTCATGCTTGAACAGATAGAAGAATTGGCGCCACAAAATGATCCATGGATTACGGCAGAACTTGAATACCCCTTTGGCCGAGGTATAAATTTCCAAATAACTGTTAAAAATCTTGATGGTATATACAGTCGTCTAATGGAGAACGACTATCCAATCCAGCTGCCGCTAGAGCAAAAAACATATCGGGTTGGTGGTAAGTTCGTCAGCGTTAGACAATTTATGATCATTGACCCAGATGGCTACTTACTCAGGCTAAACAGCCTTGCCAATGTAAACACTGGCGTGGCCCAGGTATAA
- a CDS encoding ApeA N-terminal domain 1-containing protein gives MRLKEEYKKSGYFWLPGNEDKKIPGTLTISDGGDIELEVVGLFDESIKGLNGEDDLNRIIGHVEKDGFVTLDNCFYKKKNYAFFGIAKSLIHVNQALSGVAYEQDEKVTFHTVSFSIEGLNEWVGISGISVAYGDDYRTATINYTPQDEIIYNLINEFKLHIFFGYTLPGLPATTEAKITHKTYLKLSSEKARELPEFIYALHQITYLLCFAVDATVAISDVSATSNEIVMQITENKSRPVNIKIFYPSLPFPKEHPKIDFHRMLFRFAHIRENAEEIFNNWLNAYSVISPAIGLYFSAVSGSHKYLDGKFLALAQGLETYHRRTSSETLMDRSEFRSMMAKLLWMCPKENRRWLRGRLRYGNEINLGQRIKKIIEPYKSYIGNGKQRSKIIRGVVNTRNYLTHYSEELKDESVKGANLWVLCQKMEAIFQLHLLQQLGFTVSEIQEILASNYKLQQKFSEI, from the coding sequence GTGCGACTCAAAGAGGAATATAAAAAATCTGGTTACTTCTGGCTTCCTGGTAACGAGGATAAAAAAATTCCGGGGACCCTGACCATATCTGATGGTGGAGATATCGAGTTAGAAGTTGTTGGGTTATTTGACGAAAGCATTAAGGGGCTTAATGGAGAGGACGACCTAAACAGAATTATTGGCCACGTGGAAAAAGATGGGTTTGTAACTCTAGATAACTGCTTCTACAAAAAGAAAAATTATGCTTTTTTTGGAATTGCTAAATCATTAATACATGTCAATCAGGCTCTGAGCGGAGTTGCTTACGAACAAGATGAAAAGGTTACATTTCATACAGTATCTTTCTCAATTGAAGGGCTAAATGAGTGGGTTGGGATTTCTGGCATTAGCGTCGCATATGGAGATGATTATAGAACGGCTACTATAAACTACACCCCACAAGATGAAATCATATATAACTTGATAAACGAATTTAAACTACACATATTTTTTGGTTACACCCTGCCGGGACTTCCCGCCACAACTGAAGCAAAAATAACTCACAAGACATATTTAAAATTATCATCTGAAAAAGCCAGAGAGCTCCCAGAGTTCATCTATGCTCTCCACCAAATAACATACTTACTCTGCTTTGCCGTTGATGCAACGGTCGCCATTAGCGATGTATCGGCTACATCAAACGAAATAGTGATGCAAATTACAGAGAATAAAAGCAGGCCTGTAAATATAAAAATATTTTATCCAAGCCTGCCCTTCCCCAAAGAGCATCCCAAAATAGATTTCCACCGAATGCTATTCAGATTTGCACACATTCGCGAAAACGCTGAAGAAATATTTAATAACTGGCTGAATGCTTACTCTGTGATAAGCCCGGCTATTGGCTTATATTTTTCAGCAGTATCAGGTTCTCATAAATATTTAGATGGGAAGTTTTTGGCGCTGGCGCAAGGGTTAGAGACTTATCATAGGAGAACCTCATCAGAAACCCTGATGGATAGGTCTGAGTTCAGATCAATGATGGCCAAATTACTTTGGATGTGCCCAAAAGAGAATAGGCGCTGGCTAAGAGGGCGGCTTCGGTACGGTAATGAAATCAATCTTGGCCAGAGAATAAAAAAGATTATCGAGCCGTATAAATCTTATATTGGAAATGGTAAGCAGCGAAGCAAGATCATCAGGGGCGTTGTAAACACAAGAAACTATCTCACTCATTACAGTGAAGAGCTTAAGGATGAGTCTGTAAAAGGGGCCAACCTATGGGTACTGTGTCAAAAAATGGAAGCAATTTTTCAATTGCACTTACTTCAGCAGCTTGGTTTTACAGTTTCTGAAATACAAGAAATCCTTGCCAGCAACTATAAACTTCAACAGAAGTTCAGTGAAATCTAA